One segment of Phragmites australis chromosome 13, lpPhrAust1.1, whole genome shotgun sequence DNA contains the following:
- the LOC133889761 gene encoding myb family transcription factor MOF1-like isoform X1, with translation MGSGGKNGAVRRYIRSKEPRMRWTAELHRSFLQAIECLGGQDKATPKLILRFMAVKGLTISHVKSHLQMHRGARLGTGRRETHPQMQRRHSCGADEQGPKDFLCPPLKRAKIGTEAAAYKGMQGSQGISEKRAAGNQYCVDDYMQAMATERRIKEEGLRWQRDAAAASSVQALGCLVQESDPFQQISRPEAHHLGLAVKQQQGCKEEGNGCSLFSSFSIAAKGELEEPPEQCSLSLSLGLDPKCARAMAPSPSGSSCVLSASPRRRSSSDCSGHSGCFVAPGVSLELSLSICGS, from the exons ATGGGCAGCGGTGGTAAGAATGGCGCTGTGAGGCGGTACATCAGATCCAAGGAGCCCAGGATGAGGTGGACCGCCGAGCTCCACCGCAGCTTCCTGCAAGCTATAGAATGCCTTGGCGGCCAAGACA AGGCTACACCGAAACTCATTCTTCGCTTCATGGCCGTGAAAGGGCTCACCATATCTCATGTCAAGAGCCATCTCCAG ATGCACAGAGGCGCGAGGCTTGGCACAGGCAGAAGAG AGACGCACCCACAGATGCAAAGGAGGCACTCATGTGGTGCTGATGAGCAAGGCCCCAAAGACTTCCTGTGCCCCCCTCTGAAAAG GGCCAAGATTGGGACAGAAGCAGCCGCATACAAAGGCATGCAAGGGAGCCAGGGAATCAGTGAGAAGAGAGCTGCTGGGAACCAGTACTGCGTCGATGATTACATGCAAGCCATGGCGACGGAGAGGAGAATAAAGGAGGAGGGCCTCAGATGGCAGAgggatgctgctgctgcttccagCGTCCAGGCCTTGGGATGTTTGGTGCAAGAATCCGACCCTTTTCAG CAGATAAGCAGACCTGAAGCACATCATCTGGGTCTTGCGGTGAAGCAGCAGCAGGGTTGCAAGGAGGAAGGAAACGGATGCTCGCTCTTCAGCAGCTTCAGCATCGCAGCAAAGGGCGAATTGGAAGAACCACCTGAACAATGCTCGCTGTCACTGTCCCTTGGTCTGGACCCGAAATGCGCCCGCGCCATGGCCCCCTCGCCCAGCGGAAGCAGCTGCGTCCTCTCGGCctcgccgaggaggaggagctccagtgACTGCTCCGGGCATTCAGGCTGTTTCGTTGCGCCGGGTGTTAGCTTGGAACTTTCCTTGTCCATCTGTGGATCTTAG
- the LOC133889761 gene encoding myb family transcription factor MOF1-like isoform X2 translates to MGSGGKNGAVRRYIRSKEPRMRWTAELHRSFLQAIECLGGQDKATPKLILRFMAVKGLTISHVKSHLQMHRGARLGTGRRETHPQMQRRHSCGADEQGPKDFLCPPLKRAKIGTEAAAYKGMQGSQGISEKRAAGNQYCVDDYMQAMATERRIKEEGLRWQRDAAAASSVQALGCLVQESDPFQISRPEAHHLGLAVKQQQGCKEEGNGCSLFSSFSIAAKGELEEPPEQCSLSLSLGLDPKCARAMAPSPSGSSCVLSASPRRRSSSDCSGHSGCFVAPGVSLELSLSICGS, encoded by the exons ATGGGCAGCGGTGGTAAGAATGGCGCTGTGAGGCGGTACATCAGATCCAAGGAGCCCAGGATGAGGTGGACCGCCGAGCTCCACCGCAGCTTCCTGCAAGCTATAGAATGCCTTGGCGGCCAAGACA AGGCTACACCGAAACTCATTCTTCGCTTCATGGCCGTGAAAGGGCTCACCATATCTCATGTCAAGAGCCATCTCCAG ATGCACAGAGGCGCGAGGCTTGGCACAGGCAGAAGAG AGACGCACCCACAGATGCAAAGGAGGCACTCATGTGGTGCTGATGAGCAAGGCCCCAAAGACTTCCTGTGCCCCCCTCTGAAAAG GGCCAAGATTGGGACAGAAGCAGCCGCATACAAAGGCATGCAAGGGAGCCAGGGAATCAGTGAGAAGAGAGCTGCTGGGAACCAGTACTGCGTCGATGATTACATGCAAGCCATGGCGACGGAGAGGAGAATAAAGGAGGAGGGCCTCAGATGGCAGAgggatgctgctgctgcttccagCGTCCAGGCCTTGGGATGTTTGGTGCAAGAATCCGACCCTTTTCAG ATAAGCAGACCTGAAGCACATCATCTGGGTCTTGCGGTGAAGCAGCAGCAGGGTTGCAAGGAGGAAGGAAACGGATGCTCGCTCTTCAGCAGCTTCAGCATCGCAGCAAAGGGCGAATTGGAAGAACCACCTGAACAATGCTCGCTGTCACTGTCCCTTGGTCTGGACCCGAAATGCGCCCGCGCCATGGCCCCCTCGCCCAGCGGAAGCAGCTGCGTCCTCTCGGCctcgccgaggaggaggagctccagtgACTGCTCCGGGCATTCAGGCTGTTTCGTTGCGCCGGGTGTTAGCTTGGAACTTTCCTTGTCCATCTGTGGATCTTAG
- the LOC133889761 gene encoding myb family transcription factor MOF1-like isoform X3, which produces MAVKGLTISHVKSHLQMHRGARLGTGRRETHPQMQRRHSCGADEQGPKDFLCPPLKRAKIGTEAAAYKGMQGSQGISEKRAAGNQYCVDDYMQAMATERRIKEEGLRWQRDAAAASSVQALGCLVQESDPFQQISRPEAHHLGLAVKQQQGCKEEGNGCSLFSSFSIAAKGELEEPPEQCSLSLSLGLDPKCARAMAPSPSGSSCVLSASPRRRSSSDCSGHSGCFVAPGVSLELSLSICGS; this is translated from the exons ATGGCCGTGAAAGGGCTCACCATATCTCATGTCAAGAGCCATCTCCAG ATGCACAGAGGCGCGAGGCTTGGCACAGGCAGAAGAG AGACGCACCCACAGATGCAAAGGAGGCACTCATGTGGTGCTGATGAGCAAGGCCCCAAAGACTTCCTGTGCCCCCCTCTGAAAAG GGCCAAGATTGGGACAGAAGCAGCCGCATACAAAGGCATGCAAGGGAGCCAGGGAATCAGTGAGAAGAGAGCTGCTGGGAACCAGTACTGCGTCGATGATTACATGCAAGCCATGGCGACGGAGAGGAGAATAAAGGAGGAGGGCCTCAGATGGCAGAgggatgctgctgctgcttccagCGTCCAGGCCTTGGGATGTTTGGTGCAAGAATCCGACCCTTTTCAG CAGATAAGCAGACCTGAAGCACATCATCTGGGTCTTGCGGTGAAGCAGCAGCAGGGTTGCAAGGAGGAAGGAAACGGATGCTCGCTCTTCAGCAGCTTCAGCATCGCAGCAAAGGGCGAATTGGAAGAACCACCTGAACAATGCTCGCTGTCACTGTCCCTTGGTCTGGACCCGAAATGCGCCCGCGCCATGGCCCCCTCGCCCAGCGGAAGCAGCTGCGTCCTCTCGGCctcgccgaggaggaggagctccagtgACTGCTCCGGGCATTCAGGCTGTTTCGTTGCGCCGGGTGTTAGCTTGGAACTTTCCTTGTCCATCTGTGGATCTTAG